A genomic window from Fibrobacterota bacterium includes:
- a CDS encoding DUF2334 domain-containing protein, translating into MEERYAPTKARIRLHDVSPLTWDACLEWIELCASLGLPPIDLFVIPRHEGGPASKGAGLPEDFVRKLRSYHAKGHPLWVHGWTHRAADSDREFEGMAPVEVADRARRALLDWRQAKLPEPTGFCPPCWIFPIPALPSLFKMGYRVVDLRFGEATPGRMFRSAAISTWGGSGLWARLWNRSLSWQHKLLGPIPSRIALHPQDLQGKNRRSMEQVLASLI; encoded by the coding sequence ATGGAGGAAAGGTACGCCCCCACGAAAGCCAGAATCCGGCTCCACGACGTGTCGCCCCTGACCTGGGACGCCTGCCTGGAATGGATCGAGCTGTGCGCGAGCTTGGGGCTGCCCCCCATCGACCTGTTCGTGATCCCCCGCCACGAAGGCGGCCCCGCCTCCAAAGGCGCGGGCCTTCCGGAAGATTTCGTTCGGAAGCTGCGCAGCTACCATGCCAAGGGCCATCCCCTGTGGGTGCATGGCTGGACGCACCGTGCGGCGGATTCCGATCGCGAATTCGAAGGCATGGCGCCCGTGGAGGTCGCCGACCGCGCCCGGCGAGCCCTGCTGGATTGGCGCCAGGCGAAGCTTCCCGAGCCTACCGGATTTTGTCCACCTTGCTGGATTTTCCCGATCCCCGCCTTGCCCTCGCTGTTCAAGATGGGGTATCGCGTGGTGGATCTGCGCTTCGGCGAGGCGACCCCCGGGCGCATGTTCCGGTCCGCGGCCATCTCCACCTGGGGCGGAAGCGGCCTCTGGGCTCGGCTGTGGAATCGCTCGCTTTCCTGGCAGCACAAGCTGCTCGGCCCCATTCCCAGTCGGATCGCGCTGCATCCGCAAGATCTGCAAGGCAAGAACCGCAGATCCATGGAGCAGGTGCTCGCTTCCCTGATCTGA
- a CDS encoding HAD family hydrolase yields the protein MLRNDYRLLIYDLDGTLLETLEDLAEAIQRAFQARGHGEVAVGQVRAAIGDGARSLIQRLLPEGHAPSELDATLDLFREAYLGTCCRRTSWLPGAQRFLLARHQERPDRRQAILTNKPQAPTDLLMVHLGMDEWIGRAIGGDTAFGKKPDPDGLRELMRWAGAAPSEVLMIGDGPADLQVAQAAGVDAVLLSGGYGQEHELEGLPAIVRVGGLDELDKLWPR from the coding sequence GTGCTCCGAAACGATTACCGACTTCTGATCTACGATCTCGATGGGACTCTCCTGGAAACCCTCGAAGATCTCGCCGAGGCGATCCAGCGCGCCTTCCAGGCCAGAGGCCACGGGGAGGTGGCGGTCGGCCAAGTTCGCGCCGCCATCGGCGATGGCGCCCGATCCCTGATCCAAAGGCTCCTGCCGGAGGGACATGCCCCGTCCGAGCTCGATGCCACGCTGGATTTGTTCCGTGAAGCCTACCTGGGCACTTGCTGTCGGCGCACCAGCTGGCTGCCCGGCGCCCAGCGGTTCTTGCTGGCGCGCCACCAGGAAAGGCCTGACAGGCGCCAGGCGATCCTCACCAACAAGCCCCAAGCCCCCACCGACCTGTTGATGGTTCATCTGGGGATGGACGAGTGGATCGGTCGAGCGATCGGCGGCGACACAGCCTTTGGCAAAAAGCCGGACCCGGACGGATTGCGGGAATTGATGCGCTGGGCCGGCGCCGCCCCATCCGAGGTCTTGATGATCGGCGATGGTCCGGCGGATCTGCAGGTGGCCCAGGCAGCAGGGGTGGATGCGGTCCTCCTGTCCGGGGGATACGGACAGGAACACGAGTTGGAAGGCCTGCCGGCGATCGTGCGGGTGGGGGGGCTGGACGAGTTGGACAAGCTCTGGCCCCGTTAG
- the rnhA gene encoding ribonuclease HI — MLWADGACSGNPGPGGFGVVLEGPEGNEEWSKGFRNTTNNRMELRGAIEALERVPKGAQAVMHTDSRYVVDAIEKRWLDGWRKRGWRKSDGGEVKNVDLWVLLADAMAGKSVKFRWVEGHAGNVHNERCDRLAVAACKSDRLEQDRQG, encoded by the coding sequence ATGCTCTGGGCGGATGGCGCCTGTTCCGGAAATCCCGGTCCGGGCGGATTCGGGGTGGTCCTGGAAGGCCCCGAAGGCAACGAAGAATGGTCCAAGGGGTTTCGCAACACCACCAACAACCGCATGGAGCTGCGCGGAGCGATCGAGGCCTTGGAAAGGGTGCCGAAGGGTGCGCAGGCGGTGATGCACACGGACTCCCGTTACGTGGTGGACGCCATCGAAAAACGTTGGCTGGACGGCTGGCGCAAGCGGGGATGGCGCAAATCCGATGGTGGCGAAGTGAAAAACGTCGATCTGTGGGTGCTGCTTGCCGACGCCATGGCAGGCAAAAGCGTGAAGTTCCGCTGGGTGGAAGGGCATGCGGGCAACGTCCACAACGAGCGTTGCGACCGCTTGGCGGTGGCCGCCTGCAAGAGCGATCGCCTGGAGCAAGACCGACAAGGGTGA
- a CDS encoding DinB family protein translates to MTLWYNRPGGEKVRELLAELARMADRLTELFEELSHWECLWKPDPAAWNCMGHLAHVVDIELVYSVRIRSALAEPGRRHESFDADAWVESQAAMERMPEDLMESFAQLRRWNLNLFASLSEAQWEQPFLHSERGPQTLAQIANGLLAHDAQHLLELGRLSELAREARQVD, encoded by the coding sequence ATGACTCTTTGGTACAACCGTCCCGGTGGGGAGAAGGTTCGGGAATTGCTCGCCGAACTCGCCCGCATGGCCGATCGGCTCACGGAGCTGTTCGAGGAACTGTCCCATTGGGAATGCCTTTGGAAACCGGATCCGGCGGCCTGGAACTGCATGGGCCACTTGGCGCACGTCGTGGACATCGAACTGGTGTATTCGGTGCGCATCCGATCGGCTCTCGCCGAGCCCGGCAGGCGTCACGAATCGTTCGATGCCGACGCCTGGGTGGAATCCCAGGCCGCCATGGAGCGGATGCCGGAAGATCTGATGGAATCCTTCGCCCAGTTGCGGCGCTGGAACCTGAACCTGTTCGCATCCCTGTCCGAAGCGCAGTGGGAACAGCCCTTCCTCCACTCCGAGCGGGGCCCGCAAACGCTGGCCCAGATCGCCAACGGGTTGTTGGCCCACGATGCCCAGCACCTGCTGGAGCTGGGACGCCTATCCGAGCTCGCCCGGGAAGCCCGACAGGTGGATTGA
- the murD gene encoding UDP-N-acetylmuramoyl-L-alanine--D-glutamate ligase, translated as MKVPSDLMAILRELLPEPVEIVGGGVEGQSTVRFLLGAGYERLTLRDRNPDVSVPDGCARRTGESYLVDLPPKGTVIRSAGIRPDIPAFAEFRADGGRILSQLHIYLALAQGVRGQRVAGITGTFGKGTITTLISRMLEQAGIPHLVGGNIGTAMLDLLVGPSIPEIALLELSSFQLCDLGVPEGFTALDRSAFVPRVGVSNRVTIEHLDWHKDQIEYWDAKARLCEDQGEDDHAIFLSQDPGSVFVGMAGSAIEHPIGPRGQFDPQTEIVLDEHGEVALRRDRMRVPGAFQLSNAALAWATAKTLGADDESCRIAAEGFEGLPHRLQFAGEHGAVRYYNDSYATRPEATLAAVEALSGAPLALILGGSDKGIDFAELAEGLRASPHLRHVCLIGATAGRLREALEVAGKPPFVLVDHPHLAEAFADARSAIAEGGAVLMSPACASFGLFKNYKERGEAFLGLVASL; from the coding sequence ATGAAAGTTCCTTCCGACCTGATGGCCATCCTGCGCGAACTCCTCCCCGAGCCTGTCGAAATCGTCGGAGGCGGGGTGGAAGGCCAGTCCACCGTCCGTTTCCTGCTGGGCGCCGGTTACGAACGCCTGACACTGCGCGATCGCAATCCGGACGTATCGGTGCCTGATGGCTGCGCTCGACGCACGGGCGAATCTTACCTGGTGGATCTGCCACCCAAGGGCACCGTGATCCGTTCGGCAGGCATCCGCCCCGACATCCCCGCCTTCGCGGAATTCCGCGCCGATGGCGGACGGATTTTGTCTCAGCTGCACATCTACCTGGCCTTGGCGCAGGGCGTGCGCGGCCAGCGCGTGGCGGGCATCACCGGAACCTTCGGCAAGGGAACCATCACCACCCTGATCTCGCGGATGCTGGAACAAGCCGGCATCCCCCACCTGGTGGGCGGGAACATCGGCACGGCCATGCTGGATCTTCTTGTCGGCCCTTCCATTCCCGAGATCGCCCTTTTGGAGCTGTCCTCGTTCCAGCTCTGCGATCTGGGGGTGCCCGAGGGCTTCACCGCGCTCGATCGATCGGCGTTCGTGCCGCGCGTGGGCGTGAGCAACCGCGTCACCATCGAGCACCTGGATTGGCACAAGGACCAGATCGAATACTGGGATGCCAAGGCCCGGCTCTGCGAAGACCAGGGCGAGGACGACCACGCCATCTTCCTTTCCCAGGACCCCGGATCGGTGTTCGTGGGAATGGCGGGCTCGGCGATCGAGCACCCCATCGGGCCGCGCGGCCAGTTCGATCCTCAGACGGAAATTGTCCTGGATGAGCATGGAGAGGTGGCGCTTCGACGCGACCGGATGCGGGTTCCCGGCGCCTTCCAACTTTCCAACGCGGCGCTGGCCTGGGCGACGGCCAAGACCCTCGGCGCCGATGACGAATCCTGTCGGATCGCGGCGGAAGGCTTCGAAGGCCTCCCCCATCGATTGCAATTCGCCGGCGAACACGGTGCGGTGCGCTACTACAACGACTCCTACGCCACACGTCCGGAAGCCACATTGGCGGCCGTGGAGGCCCTCTCGGGAGCGCCCCTTGCCCTGATCCTGGGTGGTTCCGACAAGGGAATCGACTTCGCGGAACTGGCCGAAGGGCTTCGAGCAAGCCCGCACCTTCGCCATGTTTGCCTGATCGGAGCCACGGCGGGGCGGCTGCGCGAGGCCCTGGAAGTCGCGGGAAAGCCTCCGTTCGTCTTGGTGGACCATCCCCATCTGGCCGAAGCGTTCGCCGATGCTCGATCGGCCATTGCGGAAGGTGGAGCGGTCCTTATGTCACCTGCTTGCGCAAGCTTCGGGCTGTTCAAGAACTACAAGGAACGCGGCGAAGCCTTCCTGGGCCTGGTCGCGAGCTTGTAG
- the dnaN gene encoding DNA polymerase III subunit beta, which yields MQFTVAKSALLEALQICASAVPGKSTLPILQNFLLSAAEGELRITATDLDLGVRIAIAVDLRQSGELVVPARSLLDVVRELPDLPVEFVVKDFHLQVRSEGGFQCRLAGVDGSEFPALPQLEENDGFTVTSGTLRRLSERTLFAVSTDQTRLALNGILWEPSQGRTSMVATDGHRLGHAWTSTESQNLSHSVIVPPKAIGQVLKVAVGEDAQVEVHLADNSARFRCGVVEVFTKLIEGPYPNFSQVIPKASTRIATVHREDLAAIVRRVATLANRNTRQIRLSFSPGRLEVSTQNLDLGGEGRDSLPIEYQGESFDIGFNAGYMTEILKLIDTPQVRMKMNQPTQACVLEPAVETPDALFILMPLRLAD from the coding sequence ATGCAGTTCACCGTCGCCAAATCGGCCCTGCTCGAGGCGCTGCAGATCTGCGCCAGCGCAGTGCCCGGAAAAAGCACCCTTCCCATTTTGCAGAACTTCCTCCTCTCGGCCGCCGAAGGAGAGCTCCGCATCACCGCCACCGACTTGGACCTGGGAGTCCGGATCGCCATCGCCGTCGACTTGCGTCAAAGCGGCGAGTTGGTCGTACCCGCTCGCTCCCTGTTGGATGTCGTGCGCGAACTCCCCGATCTTCCGGTGGAATTCGTGGTCAAGGATTTCCATCTCCAGGTCCGCTCCGAAGGCGGCTTCCAGTGCCGCTTGGCCGGCGTGGACGGCTCGGAATTCCCGGCCCTCCCGCAGCTGGAAGAAAACGACGGATTCACCGTGACCTCCGGCACCTTGCGTCGGCTGTCCGAGCGCACGTTGTTCGCCGTCAGCACCGATCAGACCCGCCTGGCCCTCAACGGCATCCTGTGGGAGCCTTCGCAGGGACGCACCTCGATGGTGGCCACCGACGGCCATCGCCTGGGGCACGCCTGGACCAGCACCGAGAGTCAAAATCTGTCTCACAGCGTGATCGTCCCCCCCAAGGCCATCGGACAGGTCCTGAAGGTCGCCGTGGGCGAAGACGCCCAGGTGGAAGTCCATCTGGCCGACAACTCCGCGCGTTTCCGCTGCGGTGTGGTGGAGGTCTTCACCAAGCTGATCGAGGGGCCCTACCCGAACTTCAGCCAGGTCATCCCCAAGGCTTCCACGCGCATCGCCACCGTGCACCGCGAAGATCTCGCCGCCATCGTGCGTCGGGTGGCCACCCTGGCCAACCGCAACACCCGGCAGATCCGGCTGTCGTTCTCGCCCGGACGCCTGGAAGTGAGCACGCAGAACTTGGATCTGGGTGGCGAAGGACGCGATTCCTTGCCCATCGAGTACCAGGGCGAATCCTTCGACATCGGCTTCAACGCCGGATACATGACGGAAATCCTGAAGCTCATCGATACGCCCCAGGTGCGCATGAAGATGAACCAGCCCACGCAGGCCTGCGTGCTGGAGCCCGCCGTGGAGACCCCCGACGCGCTGTTCATCCTGATGCCCCTGCGACTGGCCGACTGA